CCAACTGAGATTGACAGACACACAGCAAGAGCTGGGCATTAAAGgcaggctgcaaggcagcctCTTGGGCCACAACAAAAAGCAAGTGACCTCAATGAGCGTTTCTCGCTGCGTTCAGTGCACAGTGCTTTGAAAACAGCCGTGGGCTCTCTCGAGGTTCAGGTGGCATTCCTACGCACTACTTTGGGAAACGCTCCCACAGATCTTACAATCTCTGGGCGAGCTAGCTGCAAAGCCAAGAGAATAAACCCAGGAGCTCAAACTCCTCTCGTTTAGACTACACAAAACTTTCCCccactttttttggggggggaaggggggacggGGTAAGAGCCTCGTATACCATCTCCCACTTCATAAAAATAAAGGGGTATTTTCCCCCCCTAATTAAATCCCTACAAGTTGAGTCCCAGTCCGTTCCAAGTAACACAAGTACTCTTCTCACCCCCCCCGCAAACTAAACTTTtcataacattttatttattttttaaaccaaagaaTTGAGTCTAAACAACATGAACAGCGTCCCGTctcccccccaaccaaaaaagcCAGAAACACCCAAACaacccaaaaatgggggggggggggggaaatcaaaaCAACCAgtaaaagataaaaacaaaaacaaaacaacaacaaaaaaaacttgaagatttggaagaaaaaaaatttcttgAGGGGGAAAAAGCTCTTCCAACAGCTCTTGGGCAAGAGCGGATGAGCCGTGCTGGTGATCGATGATTGGAGATACAAGCCCTAACAAGATGGTTATTGGGGGGGGCTTTtctttgcagccccccccccccaaagtatcTCCACTGCCGCACTTGAGGCCCCGAAAAGCCGCTGGCATCGCCCCCCCCCGTCCCCAacaccgacacacacacacacacaaaaaaaaatcaatatatgatttttttttttttttagtatcccTTCGCCACGTGCGGGCCCTAATccttttaattaatttataaaaaatatGTTCCCGTCGcctgtttcccccccccaaaaaaagtccTGCGTCACCTCCGCTTCCTGCGCCCTcgggggtccctccctcccccgttGGGTTTTTCCGCCGCGAGGCGGGGGGGTCCCGTCCCCCCCCGCCGCCATGTGACGcagcgccccccccgccccccccaggcctgctcctcccgccGCCGCCTGGCTGCGCAGCAGCGCCgcggcccctccccccgccgcgCGCCGCGCCCGCCCTCCGACTAGGCCGCACTAGGCCGCGGGCGCAGCCTGGGGCTCGCGTGATGGCGGCGTCGGGCGGGgagcgcggggggcggggcgcgcGCAGCTACGCGAGGCCggggatgcggggggggggagggaaactaaagggggtgggggatgagggggcAACTtaccgggcgggcgggcggacgGGCCGCTCGGGGacgggggagcgggaggagggagGGCGGGAgagcggggcgggcgggcgcggggctccGGGGTgggcggagggagggaggaggggcccctcagcggggggggaggagcgggggagggagagagccggggcgggcgggcgggaggcggcggcgggaggAGGGCGGAGGGGCTgcggctgctgctcctgctgcggCGGCCTCGGCGGGTCTGGGAGGGGGAGGCGAAGAGCGGGGCGATTTCAACCCCGCCCTGACCCGGAAGCGGACCCCACCGCACCACTGAGGCGAGCCGGGCAGAGCGTCGCCGCGCGGGCCGTCATAGAGTGCGCGGGAGCAGCCCGTGGCTTCCGGGGGATAGAGCGGCGCCAGAGGGCGGCGGGGAGGGCGGCGCGCGCGGCCGCCCCCTGCAGGAGCAGCGCGGCCAGGCCGCCgcgtggtggggcagggaggcgggGTACAATGGAGGCTGCAAAGAGGAGGCAGATCTCAGGCGGGGcgggagcaggagcagtgggctcagCGGAGCGGGGGTTGGATATTAGGGGGAAGTTTCTGACTAGGAAGGTGGGGGAGCATTGGGacaggctgcctggagaggaagttgctgaggaggggcagagggaactgggctggttGAGTGtgcagaggaggagggggagttgaAAGGCAGGCTGAGGGGGGGTtgcagaggggatggagctgggttgtgggggcaggtgatAGAGGGAGCGAtgggctcatgttgcagcaaggaaagttgaggttggatgttaggaaaaaactttctcactaggagggtggtgaagcagcaccccgagaggtggtggagtctctatccttggaggtttttaagacccagccttggctgagatgatgtagttggggttggactagatgtgacccccccCGAGGTGCCCTCCGGCCCTCCTGTGATTCggagtggggagggcaagggcaagggaagGAGAAGCGGAGAGAGcgggtgcagcagggcagtggcaggaggaggaaaggggagcgGTGATTCTCAGCCGGGGCCCCcagagatcctttcaggggtgcagCCGCATCAGCGTAGCCCAGCGTGATTCATAAGAGAAACCTGGGGAGATTTCCAACAGAAATCCCCAGTTGTGGCTTGCCACAGGGCTGCACCTCTGGGATCTTTCCCATTTTCTGCAAGTGGAAAAGAAGGGCTGGTGTTTGCCGAGGGGGCTGCGAGTCCATCCAGGGGGACCTCGAGTCCACAGAAAGTTGAGGACCACTGAAGTAGAGAGAAAGTCACAGGAGTGGGATGGAGGAGGCCACGAGCAAggcagaatcacagagaagtggggctggcagggactagTCGCGTCTAATCCAGCTCCTTGCCTGAGGAAGAATCCGCCTGGTCCAAACCATCCCGTGCAATCCAGACTCTAAACAAAACGGCCGTCAATCCTGACCCGACACAAACCCAACGCCCAAGCCTGCCACCGGGAAAGTGCTTCTGTAAAGTGTTGTCAGTATATCCTCAAATCCATATGATGAtgatgtgctccagggtggggaagCCAGAGGGACAAGTCACTACGCACAGGACCACAGCCCCAAAGCCAGCTGTCAAGTGTGAAGAGTCAcggcctcacccctgccccaaactCACAAGATCAACTGAAAAAATCATTTAGGTTCTTAAAGTGCAATAGGTGTGCCTTCTCCTCTTTGCCTCCTGCTTTATGAACTCCAGGAGTTGCATTTGCCACCTTTTCCATGCCGTCACAAGGCAGGAAACATATTTTTTCGGTCCGTCAGAGCTGAGAGTCTTTTCATCACACAACTCCAGaaccggggcaggggcaggttaaGAAAAAACACCAAATATAACAAGTACAATAAAATCCCAAGGGCCAGCACCATTAGATGCCTCAGTCCTCAAAGATTCTAGTAAAGATCCCAAAGCACAAATGTACTCTCTTGAGAGAGCAATCTAGTGCTTGGTGGCTGCAACGAGAAGGggttattttcatattttatgttttttaattttttaattttctgtattccAACCCAAATTTGCCAAATCAAATTCCAAATCTGAGAGTCAGTCCAGAATCATTAAATGGCCCTgttaccagcaaacatcctccaccctgctctgggacttcagatatttccaaatcctttggggtgcttcctacttgcaggcccaagcctggaggcttggggttcagatgcccccgatTTTTTCTTGCCCTCATCCAGATGGCTGCAGGATAAAGCTAAGGAGGAgtctcccctttccataaagtgggcataaagacAAGACCTTGATTTATATTAGTTTCATATTGAGCCATTGGTTTTTGCTGTGAACTGGGAGAGGACCGGATGTAAGCGTGAGAGGCACAAGTAGCTTGAAGGAGAGGGGAGCTCTGAAGAAAACCCACAGTGCCACCAGCACAGAACACAAAGCATTCAAATGCCAAAAGGCAGgctctccccccatccccgcAAAAACCCTGCACCTAAGGAAGATAGGCAAGCAGCCAGGCATCCTCAGAGTTCAAAGCAAGCAAGCAGGGGGGTCTCTGAACACGATAAGCTCTTCCATTGATGGTTTGGAGGAAGCAAGATGATTTAAAGTACTGTTACAAAGAGAATCGATTGTTCCCCAGGTCCGCAAGGAGCAAGGAGGGGTGGATATTGGATGCAAGCACAGGACTGGATCTGCTGAAAAagtggtagactctccatccttggaagctttcaaaAGCAAGTCAGGTAAACCCTGGGCTGGTTTAGGCAGGGCTGACCCTGGACTAGATGGGATGTCCCGAGGACCCTGCCAGTCCGACTGCTCCAGAAAGGGGACGGGCCACTGAGCTGGCACCCCGGACACTTGGGTTTTATGCAAGATCTAGTGGATTGAGGTACTTAAGCTGTGTGTATAAACAAGCAGAGCACCTGCCGATACACTGTGGTGCTCTGAGCGGGCTGCTCTGGGAACCCGACACTGCATAGCTATGGCCATGCAGGGCGGTGGGAGAAATGGGAGAGTAGCCAGATTATCTAGGTGGAAAATCAACAGGCCGGCTTTTGTGGTAGCATTCTTGCCCACCCCGTGGGAGATCTGGGTTTGATCCCTGAATGGGATCAAATATATGCCTTATCTCAGgtgggggttggatgagatgtaatccggaggtcccttccaactctgtgGCTATGACTTGGACACGTCACTGCCTTTGGAGATCTGAGCCAGTGGGCTTGCTCCTAGTCAAGAGTCAGGGATGGAATCCAGAAGTCCCGACAGCCACCCCTTGACCTCGTCTCCTTGCTCCAAGAGTCCTTGGATTGAAATAAGCCTAACGAAGTGCAGACGACTTTTCATCTGACAATGGGTACAATGACAGAAAAAGGGGGAGAAAGTCTGGAGGCTGGTGAATATCAGACTAAATTCCCTTCTAAACAGCCCGTTGCGTGATCAATAGACgggcattttcaaaagtgcccaagtgatttaggagccCAAATCTCATTTTCACAAGTGGGAGGCATAGCGACAGAATTCCCATGCTACTCAGACCCTTCCGGCCTTGCTTCTCAAAGGCATTAAGGCCTCTATTTGAGCTCAGTGGAAGCAAAGCAAGGCCTGGGTCTAAGCGAGCTTTGAAAATGGGCCTCCGTCAGTGAAGTGCTTCTGAGATGCCCGGTGTCTCCGTCCTTGTTTGTACTCCGCTGGCTGGAAGCCTTTTGATTCTccgcagggggaaggggaaagcgaGATGCACGCAAACCACCCTAAGGCATGTGACATGGCTGTGGACATGCAAACTCACTGGGCAAACATCCATAAGGCCTTGCATCTGTGTCACTGGAGGGACTGTCAATTTTTTCTGGTGCCAGTCTCCAAACAGGGACAAGTGAAAGTGATGTAAGAACAGGCGCAGCTTAGCTAATCTGCTCTAAATCTCTCAGCTCTGGCCACGCTCCCGCAGGGGAGATGCTCAGTTTCTTAGTTAATTCCAGAATAGAAACGACTTCACTTTTACAAGGCATCCACAATTCCCCAGTGTAGACAAGGTTTGAGCCAACTACAACCTGCATCACAGACCagccctttctccctctccctgtgccctgtGGCTAAACAGAGCCTGTATCTAGGCCAGTCTGAGGTGCATCAGAGCTAAGTGCACTCTGCTTTTCCTTTTAACCCCTTCAGTCCACTGTGGCATCAAAGCCATGTCCACGTCTCCCCTTCTAAATAGAGGAAGGAGAGAGGCAGCACCTTGGTCTGCCTCGTACCCTCTCTTTCAGACCCCATGGCACTGCTTAGACAGGGAAAAAGGGCACTCTGCAAGGTGAAGTCAGAGCCCAGATGTGGATAGACCTGGAGGAGTTTAACACTGGGAGGCTCAGGTTTGTCTGGGTCAGTGAATGTGTCCACCGGGCTATAACACACTCGCTGTCACTGTTTAATAGCAGGGCCCTTTTCCCAGGAGAAGAGGGGAGAACTGCTCAAGGAAAGCAGCCAGCTGACGTGGGAGATGGACCATGACAACGCCAAGACTTTAACTCTTCTCCCTCAGTGATGATGACCCTCATGCCAAGAGCCCTGAGGTCATGGCCTCTCTGTATAATCCAGACTGGGGTGATGCTATCACGGATTAATGGAGGCCTGTGTTACATACTTTATTTTCCAGCtgtttaagttgatctaataaaagatatcagattcactcaaagaaccttgtttgcctgtgtccttagaccaacacggctacaacctacacccctgtgctACATACTGGCATTGTATGGGTATGTGTATAGTTATTCACAGACAGGTCCCAGTCTGGATACATTTATAgcatcccatgcaccagtacaggctggggctgactgtctgggcagcagctctgcagaaaaggacctgggggtgacagtggacaacaagctgaataggagccaatagtgtgcccttgttgtgaaggttaatggcatcctaggctgcattagtaggagtgttgctggCAGATCAAGCGAAGTGAGTATTCTCCTCGGTTTGTCATTGATGAGGATGCATCTcaagtcctgtgttcagttttgggcccccactacagaaaggatgtgaacaaattatagattcatagatgctagggtcggaagggacctcaatagatcatcgagtccgaccccctgcataagcaggaaagagtgctgggtctagatgaccccagctagatactcatctaacctcctcttgaagacccccagggtaggggacagcactagagtattagagagagtccagtggagaacaacaaaaatgtttctggggctggggcatcATGACctgtaaggagaggctgagggaactgggcttatttaatctggagaaaggAAGGCCAAGGGGGGATTTTaacagcagctttcaactacttgaaggatGGGTCCAAaaaggacggagctggactgttttcagtggtggcagatggcagaacaaggagcaacgggctccagttgcagcaagggaagttgaggttggacattaggaaaaactcactaggagggtagtaaagcactggaacaggctccccaaagaggtggtggcatctccatccttggaggtttttaggacccgGGTAGgcaaagcctcggctgggatgatgtagttggggctggtcctccattgagcagggggttggactagatgtgaccccctaaggtcccttccaaccttcatgtCCTATGATTCAGTGATTTCATACCAGCATAAAAGGGCTTTGTAGCCAGACAGCTCCTATGCTGGAAGAAGATACTCCTGTATGGATTCCCATGCCAGCCAGATTACTGGTTACAGTGGCAACATTTCCTAGAGTAGAAAAGCTAACGGTACCTTCCTCTGAAGTGGATTCACTCCTCACTTTGAAAGCTGGATCTGGATGGGCCAATGCCTTTGCGCCGAGAAGTTTCCTTGATATCCCAGGTGGAACCCACAGACCCATCAGTCTTTTGGCAAGGCTGATGGATCGCACTGGCAAGTAAACGTACCCCTCAAGGCCTCAAATAGCAGGATTTTGTCACCCTGGGAAAAGTCAGTTTGATTTTTCCcgggagaaggagggaaaaggaCCCAGGTGGAAGAAACAGAAGGAAGCAGGGGGAACTTCAGCTTTGTGTCCCAAAGGActgagggctgctgccttcagTGCTGGGATGCTCCTAAATGCTAACACCTGTGGATCTCCGAGTCATTTTGCTGTTTCTCCCAGCTGAAGATCTGCTTTTGCCACGACAAAGGCGGTGCCTCCATCCCGAGCAGGGCTGTCTTCCTGGGGAGGCCACCATGCACCTCGTTATTGCTGATGGACCTGACCTGTCCCACTTCAAGCTGTGAGAAGGAGCAACCCAGGGTGTGAGGGAGCCAGAGACAATGGAAGCTACTGCCCAAGGTACTGGGCAAACCTGAGCAGGCACGGGCTGGAGGGAATGATAGCAGGTGCGACGAGGAACCAGTTGGGGCATGTCCAGGGCATTTGGGAGCTGGCCCACCCTGCACCAGTGATTTAGGGCCTGGTCCGTCAGCCCCTGGCTATCACCATAGCCCTGGAGGGAGCCTAGGTGCCTAGTCCAGCACTGGGGTAAGAGTAAGACTCATGGAAGCAGAGTAGAAAAGGAATCAGGAtaacccagccccctgccccaggcaggatcagccctgtctgaACCACCCCGGGCGACTTCAACCCCCGTGGCATGGACCACGGATGTTCCCATGGAGAAGCAGGCATGCAGCCCCTTTTTTCTCACAGCCTGGTTAGGGGGCTTCATGCCCTGCAAGCCATCGGGGGGGTGCCAAGTGCAGGGGTGGGTCTTGAACTGggcccctctgtgcagcaccagGCCCCCTTCATTCATAATGGAGGTGGGCATAGTGACAGTGCAACCCTCAGCCAGTCCCAGAAGCTTTACAGGCTGGTCCATATGGCCTAAGCCCTGCCTGGGATGGGCGAGGAAAGGGAGTCATTTTGGGCGGCACTGAGGCAGGCTGAGGCAAGACTGCTGGTCCTATCCAGCCCCCACTCAGCGGGTCCTCAGGGGCCGGCACCAGGCAGTGCCCTGCTCGGCCAGCCTGTTTTTGGCCTCCTGAGAAGCCCCTCAACCCGGATGTCATGGATGTACCTGGCTCAGGGGTCTGGATGCCACTGGGGAGACCCAACCTGTGGATATGGCCACGCTCAGCAGTGCAGGGCTTTGTACAACACCTTGCACTCACGGACCACAGGGCTCCTCTCCTCTCCCGGACTCCTGCAGCTGGCGCTCCCCGTCCTACCCTGTGCAGTGGGTATGGCTGCAGCCCGGCCTCTGCGGCCAacgccagcccccaccccagaagaGCTGCATGTTCCTGCTGAAATAAATTAGCAGGTGAGGGCCAGCAGTGGGCAGAGCAGGCACCTCCCAACCCCACCTGACAGCGGGGTCACAGCCCCTCCTGGGTTACACCAGCGGCAGGTTGGCCTTGCGGGTACCTGGGTctggccccaccacctgcccGCCTCCTTGCTGCAGCCCGAGCTCAGTTGGGCTGGATCTGCTCCTTTCCCCGGCTCACGGGACTCCAGGTGCTGGGGATTTCAAGGCAAAGCCAGTGCTCCAGAATAGGACAGTCGCATGCACCAGGAGGTGCTGATcccacaacacagcccagcccacagcgggGGTCCGGTGCACCCCATGGGTCAGGGGCTCCGCTGACCATGAGCCCCCCCGGCCCTGGACACTGGCTACAAAGGATTCTGGGAAGCCACCGGCGCCACAGAGGGTCTGATACCAGTGGGGGGGTTGAAACCAAGAGGCTTTATTGAAAGGCGAGTGCAAGGCAAGCGCTGCGGAGCCCGGAGGGAGCTCGCGCCCCCACCCAGTCGCCCCCAGTGCAGGTCTGGGGCTGAGGACCAGGCAGGGCCTTGTCCTGCCCAGTCCTGACCGTGAGGTAGGCAGCGTCCAGGCTGCACTAGATCACAAGAGCGAGCCTGGGATTGGTCAattccccccactgggacccctaAAAAGATCCCCTTGGCCAATCcataacacccccctcccccagcatcaaAGCAGCCAATCGGGTGAAGCtacacagtgcagggaggaagggattggctgggggaggggggggtctggATTTCCTTCTGGCTTGTGAGCAGGCCCCAGGTTGCTGAGGCCACCAGGGATTGAGTGGATCACCCCAGATCCCGGCCGGATCCTGGCTCTGGTGCCTGGCGCCTGCTTTTAGCCCTGATCCCAGCGCGGCAGGGCCTCGGCCTGGGGCCTCAGGGAGTGGGATGATCCAGGGGCTTGGCTTCCGCAGGCGGGCAAAGGTTGCATCTCCTGGCAAGctgcggcgggcgggcgggctcagtcggaggagctgctggaggatgaggaggaggagcgCTGCGGGGAGGAAGAACCCGGGCGTGAGGCTCATGGGCGGGAAGGCcaggccccactgtgccctgggcGCTCCCATGGGCatgcaagggggcaggggggagaaacCCCTGGCGGCAGCTGGGCTGAGACCCCTCCAACTCCGTTCACGAGACACCCCACCGCCCGGCTGGGCTGGACCCAGCGTTTAGGAAGaggcagctcccccaccccgtggGGGTCAATCCCAGGCTGGGTTGGCCCCAGGACCCCCCCTCACCTTCCCGTGCAGCTTGTGTGGCTTGTGCCCCTTGTGCGCCTTCTTCAtcttcttcttcatcttcttcGCCGCCTTCTTATCCAGCGCAGGGGCCCCGGGCACCAGGGGGGCGACAATGCCCATCCCCGCCGGCACCCCGGGGCACATCGGGGGGTAAGGGCCCCCGGGGTAGGGGGGAGGcactggctggcctggcaggtaGGGGGGctggccggggccggggggcaTGGGGTAGGAGCTGGGGGGCATCGGGCCCTGGGGGTAGGTGGGATTTGGCCCCAGGGGGGGAGCTGGGATGGATCCCGGGGGGTAAGCGGGGTTTGGCCCCGGGGGGTAAGCCGGGTTTGGCCCCGGGGGGTAGGCGGGGCCCGATCCGGGGGGGTAGGCGGGGCCGGGCTGGCCTGCAAGggaagcagagctgcagtgaGCGTGCAAGGGGCGATCGGGGCCACCGCCCGctgccccgcgcccggccccggccccggccccggcccggcctccCACCTGCGCTGGGGTCCCACATGGCCGCAGCAGAGCGCTACCGCCGTCGCCTCCGCACCGGGACAGGGAGCGGCCTCCGCCCCCCCGCAGGGCCCGCCCCCGGGGTGTTAAAGGGGCAGGAGCCGCCGGCCCCGCTCCGGCAGCGCCGTCCAATGGTTAGAGCGGCTCCAGGGGCGGGGGGGATCGCCGCGACGTGCGGGCTTTAGTGGGGGGGGAGCTCGGACACCCGGGGTCAGCCGCGCCCCGGCGAGGAGCCGCCCCCGCCTGCCCGGTCCCCGGGCTCCGCAccgcctgcctcagtttcccccagggTCCATCGCCACCTGCCTCAGTTTACCACGGAGTCCGCAccgcctgcctcagtttcccctggtgTCCTCCCccgcctgcctcagtttcccctggtgTCCACCccgcctgcctcagtttcccctgttgcccccccccgcctgcctcagtttcccctggtgTCCTCCCccgcctgcctcagtttcccctggtgTCCACCccgcctgcctcagtttcccctgttgcccccccccgcctgcctcagtttcccctggtgTCCTCCCccgcctgcctcagtttcccctggtgTCCTCCCCCgcctgcctcagcttcccctggTGTCCGCCACTGCCTGCTTCAGTTTCCCCTGGTGTCCCCCCTTCCTGCCTGTTTCCCCCAGGGTCTGCCCCCCCCGCCTCAGGTTCCCCTGGTGTCCTCCCccgcctgcctcagtttcccctggtgTCCTCCCCCGCCTGCCTGTTTCCCCTGGGGTCTGCCCccgcctgcctcagtttcccctggtATCCGCcgctgcctgcctcagtttcccctggtgtcccccctgcctgcctgtttcCCCTGGGGTCTGCCCCCGCCTGCCTGTTTCCCCCGGGATCTGCCCccgcctgcctcagtttcccctggggtcctcccccgcctgccccagttTCCCCTGGTGTCCCCCCCGCCTGCCTGTTTCCCCTGGGGTcctcccccgcctgccccagttTCCCCTGGGGTCCTCCCCCGCCTGCCTGTTTCCCCTGGTGTCCCCCccgcctgcctcagtttcccctggggtcctcccccgcctgccccagtttcccctggggtcctcccctgcctgccttttTCCCCGGTATCCGCcgctgcctgcctcagtttcccctggtgTCCCCCccgcctgcctcagtttcccctggtgtctgcccccacctgcctcagtttccccccggggtccacactgcctgcctcagtttccccggtCTCTGCTCCCGcctgcctcagcttcccttgggggccctggcagtttcccctgccaggcctgggggGCGCAGGGGGCAACACCAGGCCCTGCCCGGCTCATCTGAGCACCAATGAATTCATTGCTCCCGACAGCGCTGGGGCCACTGGGTCTCTGCAGGTGCCCACTCGGGGGGCTCCAACCCGGGTGCTGGG
This sequence is a window from Alligator mississippiensis isolate rAllMis1 chromosome 15, rAllMis1, whole genome shotgun sequence. Protein-coding genes within it:
- the PRR13 gene encoding proline-rich protein 13, whose protein sequence is MWDPSAGQPGPAYPPGSGPAYPPGPNPAYPPGPNPAYPPGSIPAPPLGPNPTYPQGPMPPSSYPMPPGPGQPPYLPGQPVPPPYPGGPYPPMCPGVPAGMGIVAPLVPGAPALDKKAAKKMKKKMKKAHKGHKPHKLHGKRSSSSSSSSSSD